A region of the Festucalex cinctus isolate MCC-2025b chromosome 8, RoL_Fcin_1.0, whole genome shotgun sequence genome:
AAAACCTAGCAACCACATCCTCACTGGCACTACAATAACACTATATTTGTCAAAATCaaggttgaactttttttttttgacacataaCATTTATTCCTTTGTCATCGTTTTGTTTACACTTGGctgtagtttttctcttaaaaataaacataaattttATAGATATTTACAAGCAAGGGACTATTACAAGAAAAGGGTCCAAATGGATCTCTCGAGAAACACAAGTGGGGTAACTCAACTTTTGATCAGGATGTATAAGGGCGGATCGTGTAGGATTATCTCCACACTGTATAAGGCTTTGTTAGTAAACAAAAACTCAACCAattatattaagacaaaatggGAATCTGAACTTGACATACAAATCACAGAGCAACAGTGGCTGGGGATGTGGAAAGCTCACCAAATGACTACCATGTCCCAAAAGTGGAGGGAATTTTCATGGAAGAACTTGATACGTTTTTTTGTCACACCCAAGATTAAGAATAGATACTCGAAAACAAATCCCATGTGTTGGAGAGAGTGTGGAGAATTGAATGCAGATCATACACATGttttttggaaatgtaaaaaaatacaaaatttttgggaaaaaatacaCTATTTGGTACAGGAGATTCTGGGGTACGGAATCCCTTTCAACTGTATGACTCTCTATTTGAATGACTTTAATGAAGGAGTGATACAACATGAAGACAAATACTTGGTAAATATATTGCTTGTGGCAAGCAAAAAAGCTATAACAAGAACATGGTATAAAGTGGACCCACCGAATGAAGACCAATGGAAGGCAATCATGGAAGAAATCCATACGATGGAGATACTAACTTTCCATATGAGATTGCAGGGTACTCAAGGAGAGCAAAAGTGGAGGAAATGGAAAACATACAAGGACTTAAAAGGCGATGGACATGATCAATATGAGAAGTAGTCAGTGAATTGTTTAGCAAAGTGGCTTCCCCTGTTAATGTTGaaggtttgtttgtattttatatacaatcaatgttgtttgtgtgtgttcaaaaaggaaataaaaattgaagtgaaaaaaaaaaataaacataaatgggGGACACGTACCCTATGGTCAAAGTCAGCAAAGACCTAATTATCAGATATTTGTAAAAGATCATCCTGAGGTGTTTTAAGAGACGTTCCTTCTCGATTGGCTTACGTCACACTCTGGGGCGGGCCATCATAAGTGTTAACGCTATTTAATATTTAGTGCGGTACACACAACTATTGAAGTCATCAAATGACCAATTATATACCGGTAGTTGTTGAATTATCCTGTGGTTTGGTGTGATAAGAGGGATTTCCACCAGATATCTGTTTTGTTGAGGACACTCTACCGATAATAGCGTGTTTTCTACCCCAAACCAGTTGTTGATTTTGgttgtagtaccaagactgaccaGTGAGAGGCAGCACCCTGCCATGGACCAGCCAAACTGCCAGAAAATACAAAGAAGAGTACAGCAgcagtagtattagtagtaacAGTAGTAGCAGGGCCGTAATTAAGTACAACTTTATTGAATCTAAGTTCAAATAACAAAAGTCTGACACAAAGCCAAGTCAAGTCCGAGTCACGAAGGTCCGAGTCCAAGTCCAGATTAGATCAAGAGTAAACATTAGgcccgtatcccactgagggatAAACGCTTCTGACGTGAACAAATTTTGATTTTACGTCATTCAAGGTCACAGTGTTTCCTAAATGTTCTCTAAAACAGTCATAATGTTTCTCTAAATAGTCTGAATGGTCTTTTCTGCctcaaggaaattttgaacatgtccataAATTTtcgcagtggaaaaaaaaaataaaaaatcttcacACATCCCGCATCACAGAATATCGCTCAGGATCATTGTAGCGGTCCTGCAGCTCAATCAACAGGCGAGACGATTTAAGACGGATGTTTCTCTTTATTTACAATCACCTATCTCCGATGTCAAGAGAAATTACAGGGATGCATGCAACTTTCTGTCTTTTATAAGTCAAGAAAAATGACCTGGTTCCGATTGCAAAGGGCGCTAAACAAGAATTCAAGATTGTAGCTTTGTTTCTTCTATCTGTAGCTAAAATACATCAATGACTAACAATACTTTTCTTGTGTATCTCTTAAAGCTGCTGTTGCCAAAACCTCCAAAAGGACCATCTAGGTGGGAGCTTCCTAGTTGGATTCTGTGACATCATCTTAAGAGGTTTGTTACTGAGACTTCGAGATGATGTCATAAGCTATTATGTCCTCTACCCTGATTGTTaaatgacatcatctgaagtAAATTTGCTGcatgtcttcttcttttttcttttttttttccttttttttttttaataatctcaTTCGAGACATCCAATAATTTGACGTGGAGGGAGTTTAACCCGCTTTTCTTGCCAAAAGTCAGCTAGGATAGGCTCTGGCTTGATGAAGACGAGTGGTAAAGTAAAAAGCAAATTGAATTGCCGATTGACAACCAGTCCTGAGTGTACCCGCTTGTTGGCAAATTTCAGTTGGTTGCAGGTTCCAGCTCACCACATTAGTTGCTGCTAGGGCTGTTTCAGTCCATTTGTCTACATGCAAAATGACTGGACTACTTACTCAACATCATTCGCCTAACGCCAACAAGAACgagcgctatagaaaatgggTGATTTCTGTGGCAATTAATGTTGTTTGTTGTGTTGCAGCTTATCTTCAAGATCACACGGCCGAGCCATCATCATTTCTAGCATGAAGACAGCTACATCAGCAATGAGACAACACGTTGCACAATATGAATAACTCGACATACAACATCCAGTTGGAACAGCTGACCATGGCCCTGCATGAAACCAAAACGACGTTTCTACCCCCAACCGTGGCCACAGCCCCCCTGCCGGCCTCCACGAGCGCGATGAGCGACAACGTCACGTCCAGGCTGACGACGCCCATGACTGTCACCATCCAGGCCAACAACGAGAGCAGCTTCAACACCAGCGCCACCGCGTTCCCGGAGGCGGTGATGGAGAGCTCGGGGATGGGAATGCTCCTCGTGCCCTTTGGCATCATCACCCTCATCGGCCTGGCGCTGGCTGTAGTAAGATGTTCGCTAAGAATTCCATCATGACATAACctaaaattgtttgtttgtaatgCGCTTTGTTCAATCTTTGTCCTTCATAGATGCTGTACATTCGGAAAAGGAAGCGGTATGTTCGGTTTATGGCAGCACATCATAACAAATAACCTCCACCCCACCACATTCACAACATGAAACCATGCTCTTTTGTTTGTCTATTATTCATAAACCGTATCGAAAATGTTCCTTGTTATTTTGTCCGTGGCAGTTTGGAGAAGCTGAGGCACCAGCTCATGCCCATGTACAACTTCGACCCGGCCGAAGAACAAGACGACCTGCTGGAACAGGAACTACTGGACCACGGCCGGGATGGCACACTAGCTGGTCCCAATGCCAAGGTCAGCCAAATCTGTTTTATGCACTTTATATGGTTCTAAAATTAGAGCAAAGTACGACCCACTCTGTTCTTTAATCTGGCCCACTGAGCtttcaaatatattatttatatttatatattgtattactgcgattggctggcaaccagtccagggtgtcccctgcctactgcccagagccagctgagataggcgccagcaccccccctgcgacccttgtgaggaataagcggtcaagaaaatggagggatgaatggatatttatatattaaataatatttgttGTATTCATTTTGCCTAGAATTTGGTTCATTTTACTTGTTTAATTTttctaattcattttttttctttagtacatataatttattacaaataatacTGATAgcctgtaatttttattttttttttaaatggggcaTTCATCATAGTTATAGATTGTAaatacaataatttaaaaattagcTTCAATTATATTTTACTATGAAAATACATTAAACACAAACTATTTCAAATAATTTATAAATTAcacttttaataaataataaacaagaCAATAAAAAGAGAATAAATCACATaattaaaatacaaagtaaaaaaaatgtatttgtattaaaaaaaaactgtttaatacttttaattaaatagtttaactttacaaaaaataatcatgatggTAAAAGTTGTGcaattttactttttactgtATCAGTATGATTGCTCTACAATGGGTCatcaaaacaacaaagcaaGACTTACATATTACTGAAAAAATGTTATGAGTATGGCAATGTCCACAGTACGTAGCAtcgtaaattattattattatggataTTTTTATTGTGTAATGTTTTATGCACGGGCCACTCTGCTGTGCTTCATTTGAAGCAACGCGTGGTTTCATTTGTGATACAGTTGACCTTACatgtcttttatttctttaaagttTTGACAAAGGCATGATGATAAAAGGCAAACATGGTAAAGTATCACTTTTGTGTCACTCCTTTGAAACCTACTACTACCCCCCAGCCCCCAAAATCATTTGTTATAATTGGTacagtaaatgtgtttttattctatttacAAAACATAAATGATGTCCTAATCATCACATCATCACACATACATTAAGCTTCTTCTTTATACATCATTTCTATCCTCTCCTTTATGTCCCTTCTGTGTAATATTATAGCTGAACTGCAAAATTAACCAATTCCTCCTCCATTGCCTTAATTTTGGTCTATTGTGATATATCGTCACTTAAATCTGACATTCCTACATAAAtacagttgatttttttttaaagaacaaaatgtgTTATTATAGGATcaaagttattatttttttttataagataaCCCTAGTTTGTAAAGACATATTTACAACGCAAGTActgtatgttcaaacgtatttgccagtcgaaaatgtttactccacactgGCAGTTCTACGCTTCTTTAGTAAGAAACTGAAGATGCCTTTTCTAGAATAAATGGCGTAATATTttggcttccccccccccccctctaaaATATAGCAGCTCATTACTCTAACGTCATtacatttttcttgaaaattggCAACTTTTAATTTCCTATGGCAGGGATTATGAGGGGGATCCTTGCAAAAATGTCTCCGCAGGACCCAAAAGGTTTTCAAGCCCCCCTGCTCTCAGTAATTCAATTAAATGAAGTTACTTTAATGTGTTTGCAATGGATGAAAGAGCAAGTcgtgaacatttttggctgttTTTGAAATCATGGCTCATCTTTCACAGACTCTCCGAACCTCGCAGGGGACCACCCAGAAACCCAGTCGCTTGGTCTTCACAGATGTAGCCAAAGCTCTCAACGCTTAACAAAAGTTCTTCCATTCCACCTTTCATTTTGTGGACTCCCTTTTTAATAACGGTAAGGTCTCTCAGGAGGGACAAGAAAAgcggacggaaaaaaaaaaggacttgttTTTGGTGATGAAATGGTGCTTCATCGTTATGGGTTTGAAATGATTTTGTGGGAGAACGGATGCATGCAATGCAACGGAGCATCACTTTTCACGTTCTTACATCACTCGCCACAAAATGGCATCACTTTGTGTAATTGTCGCAACATTTCTGTTCTTCTTACCCCCATCGTAATCTTGCGTGGAACACCGGATGTTATCGCTCATCTTTACGGGACCccctttgtgtcttcctcgctGAACAGTTAACGACTTGTTCTATAAATTAAAGCTATTTCAACAATTCTACAATAGAGTTGTGCTGCTTATTTGCAATAATAAACAGGTTTAAGACTCACAggatacaataaaaatgtttttaatgaagTTGGCGAGGTTGTGTCAGTGAACATTAACTGCATGTGTAAATGATGACAAGACAAACCAGAAAAATCACAATAgttgacattttatgtaaagAAGCACTCAATCATTACAACACAGGCTGTGCtcaaaatggagaaaaatgcACACAATGTAACCTGCCTTGTAGATAAAGAATTATAGTAATTGAAATTGCTGGACAAATACCAgagaaaaataccaaaataaaaaaaaaataaaaaagaaggaATGTTTTGGAAAGTTACCAGCCAAAACTGACTGAAAATTATGAAACCGAAACAATTCAATTTTCTGTTTAGCTTTTTGCTATGATTTGTGTGAGCGTtagcagctaacattagcagttGTAGCGTACATTCAGTTTGCGTCACACGCTCATGGttagacaataaaaaataatagctttcttaaaataacataaaaacaataatgtttTGGTAAGTCTCGCTAACCAAAAGTGACTGTGAAGATGGTGAAACCACAACAATTGAGAAATGTCCAAGCTTGGCTTTTTTTGCTATGATTAGCAACTAACGTTAGCAGCTAACACTGGCTAAAATTCCGTATCGATTACAAATCAGTCAAGTCATTGCGGTTTTACAAAACAGTCATTTGGGTTTTGTGTGGTTACAAGTTGCTTTTTAGAAAGGAAAAGTTCCCGTGTTTGgatacatacataaaaagggaaaaatgtgtttttggaaaaaaaaaaagatgtacagtATTACTTTGACTCACTTAAGCAGGGTACATGCATAGCCTACAAATCTTTAACACCCTTTTTCAAATGTAATAGCAAGTATGTGTTATATGACAGACACAGCACATACGTCTACCGTCAGTGTGTACCCtgctttaaaaagttttttttgtatttgctgcATTTTCACAGGTGAACAAACTAAAGTCACATTTCAGTTTTCAATCCAGTTTTTCTTGAGGTAACTGTGGTTCCTGTGAGATCTGCGCATCAATTCTGATAGGAAATTCTCAACacagcacaaaaaaatagttgtaaaaaaaaataaaataacaatccaAACATTACTGGGCAGAAAAGAAGCTCCTGAATTGTTTTGTACCTGAGGTTTCATGATGgcggtaataaaaaaaatccctggaGTAAAGTCCTGAGTGCTTCAACACTTGTTACTTTATGTACACAGTGTATAAAATGtcttattattttgttaatgggCAATTTAGTGCCGCTCTTACTGGATTTAAACTGGCCAactgaacaggaaaaaaaaaagaaaaaaaaaagctgcccaTAACGTATTTGCCTGTTGCcaggcagacaaaaaaaaaaaaatctttttgtttacagtactgtatatagtttttgtgacacttttcTCAAGTGGTGTCTGTGatagtaaaacaaataaaaatactaccAACAAATTGCTTTGACAATAAAGGATGGGAactgaatgaattaattaattaatctaattTTCTCACTCTCAGCAAGCTAGACACATCCCTCCAAAATGGCATAAATTAATTCCAACATTTTCCTTCCAATGGAGTGTTGTTCTTCCGGCCAACCCTCGATGTAGAGTGACAACGCTCACATTAGTGGCCTTCCTCTTGAAACGAAAAGGGCTCGGACCGCGAGGgagcctcttcctcttcctccgagGAGCCCTGTGGGGAAACATCAAACAAGCGAAAGAAAACCGTCATGTGACTCAAATCGCCCCCAAAAAAGTGAATCAATTCAAGACGACGCGAGAATGACTTATTGCTAGTTTCGCCGAGAGTCCGTTATTGTCAGGAAACCGAGGCAGCCGGATGAAGACGCTAGAAGAAGCTAAGCTCGCTCCGTCCAGTCATTCTTTCCCTTTTCGTGCGCGCGaggctcagaaaaaaaaaggtcgagactctcaacggtttcacttCTTGGAGCGGCTTTGCGGATGTGTTTGGAGCAGACAATGAGTGATATGTGGCCTCGTCGGTTTTGGGTTGTGCAATTTCTGTTTCATTCACAATATGAGCCAGGAAGCTTTCTCTCAATCACACGACAGAAATGTACagcacagactttttttttttttttttttgattgcatttGCACCACAAAGTCAATGCTTAACTACTTATCCTGTCAAGTTTCGTCGATCGCATGACTTGTCCTTACCTTTTGCTCTTCACTCCCCTTTTCAACGACCTTCTGCAGCTGTAAAAACGAATCAGACATGAACGAGGTGTAACTGTACACAAACTTTCACACAaatcttttcatttttgttaaatGTCAACGTGTTGCTCCACACCCATTTCCTCGGTCGCCCTCGTGGTCGTCTTTCTCCAGCCGGCTCGACTTTCTGACAAGGAAGAAAGATTGACAGAGCTGAAGTACTGGTTTACAAGTATAGTCACCGAGTGCCTTATCAATTAGGCCACTGAGGCCTGCTTCAGGTGTATATTCACAATGATGACAAGGCTACAAATTCCGACTTTCTGGTCAGGCAATTTTACACCCAATTTCTGAAGGACCCGGTTTTCATGCCAAATGATCAAAATTAAAAGGGAGAAGTCAAATCAAAACTTTTctatacaataatatgttccacatgcccccactggtctaaacaaAGTATCCagattaatatttcatttgtagAACATGAATTAATCACCAAAATCTAACCA
Encoded here:
- the c8h3orf18 gene encoding uncharacterized protein C3orf18 homolog isoform X1, translating into MNNSTYNIQLEQLTMALHETKTTFLPPTVATAPLPASTSAMSDNVTSRLTTPMTVTIQANNESSFNTSATAFPEAVMESSGMGMLLVPFGIITLIGLALAVMLYIRKRKRLEKLRHQLMPMYNFDPAEEQDDLLEQELLDHGRDGTLAGPNAKTLRTSQGTTQKPSRLVFTDVAKALNA
- the c8h3orf18 gene encoding uncharacterized protein C3orf18 homolog isoform X2, which codes for MNNSTYNIQLEQLTMALHETKTTFLPPTVATAPLPASTSAMSDNVTSRLTTPMTVTIQANNESSFNTSATAFPEAVMESSGMGMLLVPFGIITLIGLALAVMLYIRKRKRLEKLRHQLMPMYNFDPAEEQDDLLEQELLDHGRDGTLAGPNAKF